The proteins below are encoded in one region of Tessaracoccus aquimaris:
- the cobT gene encoding nicotinate-nucleotide--dimethylbenzimidazole phosphoribosyltransferase, which yields MSEQLIADTVTAIAATSQRAVAAAEARQASLTKPAGSLGLLERIGIQLAGIARVCPPPVPERAVVGVFAGDHGVCAQGVTPWPQEVTVAMLLNMAAGGAAINVLAAQAGAEVVVTDVGVKLDYPPTDGVRGRNVARGTRDLSVEAAMTRDEAIAALAVGIDTANEALDGGAQVLLTGEMGIGNTTASSALIAAITGAGVAAVTGRGTGIDNEALAGKIAVIERALALHRPDPSDPVGVLAAVGGLEQAAIAGFILGAAARRVPVILDGVIACASACIAVSLAPEARGYLIAGHAGAEPGITEALSWLGLDALVDLGLRLGEGTGAALALPMVQASARILRDMATFDDANISAG from the coding sequence ATGTCCGAGCAGTTGATCGCAGACACCGTCACGGCCATCGCCGCCACGTCGCAGCGCGCCGTGGCCGCCGCCGAGGCACGGCAGGCAAGCCTCACCAAGCCCGCAGGCAGCCTCGGGCTGTTGGAGCGGATCGGCATTCAGTTGGCTGGCATCGCGCGGGTCTGCCCGCCTCCGGTGCCCGAGCGTGCCGTCGTCGGCGTCTTCGCAGGCGACCACGGCGTCTGCGCGCAGGGCGTCACCCCATGGCCGCAGGAGGTCACGGTCGCGATGCTGTTGAACATGGCGGCGGGCGGCGCGGCGATCAACGTCCTCGCGGCCCAGGCGGGCGCCGAGGTCGTGGTGACCGATGTCGGCGTGAAGCTCGACTACCCGCCCACAGACGGCGTGCGCGGCCGCAACGTTGCGCGCGGCACCCGCGACCTGTCCGTCGAGGCCGCCATGACGAGGGACGAGGCCATCGCGGCCCTCGCGGTCGGGATCGACACCGCAAACGAGGCCCTCGACGGCGGCGCCCAGGTGCTGCTGACCGGCGAGATGGGGATCGGGAACACCACGGCCTCGAGCGCGCTGATCGCGGCGATCACCGGGGCGGGCGTTGCCGCCGTCACTGGGCGCGGCACCGGCATCGACAACGAGGCGCTCGCGGGCAAGATCGCCGTGATCGAACGTGCGCTCGCGCTGCACCGCCCCGACCCGTCGGACCCGGTCGGCGTCCTCGCCGCGGTCGGAGGGCTGGAGCAGGCCGCGATCGCGGGGTTCATCCTCGGCGCGGCCGCGCGTCGCGTCCCCGTCATCCTGGACGGCGTCATCGCCTGCGCCTCGGCGTGCATCGCCGTGTCGCTGGCGCCCGAGGCGCGGGGCTACCTGATCGCGGGCCACGCTGGCGCGGAGCCGGGCATCACCGAGGCGCTGTCCTGGCTGGGGCTCGACGCGCTCGTCGACCTGGGGCTGCGGCTGGGCGAGGGGACCGGCGCCGCGCTTGCGCTGCCCATGGTGCAGGCCTCGGCGCGGATCCTGCGCGACATGGCGACCTTCGACGACGCCAACATCAGCGCCGGCTAG
- a CDS encoding glycosyltransferase family 2 protein: protein MSVMEKTVEVEDVEVVLADADERTFGQVELFAGAYVPEHETQPRIGCVVPAYNEESSIQAVVEALLGQTRVPDVIHVIVNNSSDDTFWVARELAGRHERRYRDEVMACDVHVHDVGKLPERKVGALNIGFKLVEDCDYFLGVDGDTVLDRNAVANLLSEARSDPRIGGISAIYSIDYDEGANGAERFLIAGQRQQFASFNMQNLLRGRNMAVLGGQCSIFSVEALRTVRDEYRQRGPWVSDSEVEDSLLSLQLKRCGFSTKISASARADVGPMVTLKSLDAQQVKWNYGAIDLMWPGQRGDTSGQPFHPNLRLRWLENWSMLFNLAVRIGFVLLLAASMTIGAFVFSPWWLLPPCVAILLNLRTALSMHDRSAKDVLFALLFVPGELYMWLKLGHFIRSWAKFLSRQEVDNWGAQAAAERGKANNAYLQPVLYLAVFIGLLALTWTQLPLLVKEIALWFAWPTLAVLAGMQTLGMVFKLLRRQRGYRV from the coding sequence ATGAGCGTGATGGAGAAGACGGTTGAGGTCGAGGACGTAGAGGTCGTCCTGGCCGACGCGGACGAGCGCACCTTTGGACAGGTGGAGCTCTTCGCGGGGGCTTACGTGCCCGAGCATGAGACGCAGCCCCGCATCGGCTGCGTCGTCCCGGCCTACAACGAGGAGTCCTCGATCCAGGCCGTGGTCGAGGCGCTGCTCGGCCAGACGAGGGTCCCCGACGTGATCCACGTCATCGTGAACAACAGCTCCGACGACACCTTCTGGGTGGCGCGCGAACTGGCGGGCAGGCATGAGCGCCGCTACCGCGACGAGGTGATGGCGTGCGACGTGCACGTCCACGACGTGGGCAAGCTTCCCGAGCGCAAGGTCGGCGCCCTGAACATCGGCTTCAAGCTTGTCGAGGACTGCGACTACTTCCTGGGCGTCGACGGCGACACCGTGCTCGACCGCAACGCGGTCGCCAACCTGCTCTCCGAGGCCCGCTCCGATCCGCGCATCGGCGGCATCTCCGCGATCTACTCCATCGACTACGACGAGGGCGCAAACGGCGCCGAACGGTTCCTGATCGCCGGCCAGCGGCAGCAGTTCGCGAGCTTCAACATGCAGAACCTGCTTCGCGGCCGCAACATGGCCGTGCTCGGCGGCCAGTGCTCCATCTTCTCCGTCGAGGCTCTCCGCACGGTCAGGGACGAGTACCGGCAGCGGGGGCCGTGGGTGTCGGACTCCGAGGTCGAGGACTCGCTGCTGTCGCTCCAACTGAAGCGGTGCGGGTTCTCCACGAAGATCTCGGCGAGCGCGCGGGCCGACGTCGGCCCGATGGTGACGCTGAAGTCCCTCGACGCGCAGCAGGTGAAGTGGAACTACGGGGCCATCGACCTGATGTGGCCGGGGCAGCGTGGCGACACGAGCGGCCAGCCGTTCCACCCCAACCTTCGGCTGCGCTGGTTGGAGAACTGGTCGATGCTGTTCAACCTGGCCGTCCGGATCGGCTTCGTGCTGCTGCTGGCCGCCTCGATGACCATCGGCGCCTTCGTCTTCTCGCCGTGGTGGCTGCTGCCGCCATGCGTCGCGATCCTGCTGAACCTGCGCACCGCGCTGTCGATGCACGACCGGTCCGCGAAGGATGTCCTGTTCGCCCTGCTCTTCGTGCCGGGTGAGCTGTACATGTGGCTCAAGCTCGGCCACTTCATCCGCTCCTGGGCGAAGTTCCTGTCGCGGCAGGAGGTCGACAACTGGGGCGCGCAGGCGGCCGCGGAGCGGGGCAAGGCCAACAACGCCTACCTGCAGCCGGTGCTGTACCTGGCCGTCTTCATCGGCCTCCTGGCGCTGACGTGGACGCAACTGCCGCTGCTGGTCAAGGAGATCGCACTGTGGTTCGCATGGCCGACGCTCGCAGTGCTGGCCGGGATGCAGACGCTCGGCATGGTGTTCAAGCTGCTGCGCAGGCAGCGGGGCTACCGCGTGTAG
- the meaB gene encoding methylmalonyl Co-A mutase-associated GTPase MeaB — translation MRRVNVEELAQGIGDGSRAAIARAITLVESTKPAHRAQAHQLLQLIAPHTGKAFRVGISGVPGAGKSTFVNAMGVKLIDERHHRVAVLAVDPSSSRTGGSILGDRTRMADLAARDDAFIRPSPSGGHLGGVARATRESMLVLEAAGYDVILVETVGVGQSEVAVSGMVDTFLMLQVARTGDQLQGIKRGILELADVIAITKADGDNEQAARVAARELSIAMKLITSDNSKRRAPVLTCSSYTGAGLDEVWDTVAKHRAELEAAGTLAARRLEQQQDWLWNMVRDELMEALRTSPEVRAAADVVQAQLADESLSALEGAQEILAAFARSVGSLPWADRPGQ, via the coding sequence ATGCGGCGGGTCAATGTTGAGGAACTGGCACAGGGCATCGGGGACGGCTCACGTGCGGCCATCGCGCGCGCCATCACGTTGGTCGAGTCGACCAAGCCGGCGCACCGGGCGCAGGCACACCAACTCCTGCAACTCATCGCGCCGCACACCGGCAAGGCCTTCAGGGTCGGCATCTCGGGCGTCCCCGGAGCGGGCAAGTCGACCTTCGTCAACGCCATGGGCGTCAAGCTGATCGACGAGCGCCACCACAGGGTCGCGGTGCTCGCCGTCGACCCCTCCTCGTCGCGGACCGGGGGCTCGATCCTCGGCGACCGCACCAGGATGGCCGACCTGGCCGCCCGCGATGACGCGTTCATCCGGCCCTCGCCGTCGGGAGGCCACCTCGGGGGCGTCGCCCGGGCGACCCGCGAGTCGATGCTGGTCCTCGAGGCCGCCGGCTACGACGTGATCCTCGTCGAGACGGTCGGCGTCGGACAGTCCGAGGTCGCGGTCTCCGGCATGGTCGACACGTTCCTGATGCTGCAGGTGGCCAGGACGGGCGACCAGTTGCAGGGCATCAAGCGCGGCATCCTCGAACTGGCCGACGTCATCGCCATCACCAAGGCCGACGGCGACAACGAGCAGGCGGCCAGGGTCGCGGCCCGCGAACTGTCGATCGCCATGAAGCTGATCACGAGCGACAACTCGAAGCGGCGCGCCCCCGTGCTGACCTGCTCGTCGTACACCGGAGCGGGCCTTGACGAGGTGTGGGACACCGTCGCCAAGCACCGCGCGGAACTGGAGGCCGCGGGAACGCTCGCGGCGCGGCGCCTGGAGCAGCAGCAGGACTGGCTGTGGAACATGGTGCGTGACGAGTTGATGGAGGCCCTTCGCACCTCCCCCGAGGTCCGTGCGGCCGCCGACGTCGTCCAGGCCCAGTTGGCGGACGAGTCGCTTTCCGCGCTGGAGGGCGCGCAGGAGATCCTCGCCGCCTTCGCCCGCTCCGTCGGGTCGCTTCCCTGGGCGGATCGACCCGGTCAATAG